A region of the Triplophysa rosa linkage group LG5, Trosa_1v2, whole genome shotgun sequence genome:
CAATGAATTGCAGTCAGACATGAGAGACCGGTGTCAGAGAAGCAAAATTTGGTACGTTTGTGTCATTCTCAGAATTGGTCATCTTTACTAATTccagaaatgaaagaaatttcaattgaattgaattttatttatatagcgcttttcacaattttctttaaaaatgtatttaaaaaagggaaaaattaaagagtgtatactgtatagcaGTAGCGAACCCTCAGGGCCCTCTGTGATGACCTAAACTTGCTACTGCTGTATAGTATAAgatacagtgccttgcaaaagtattcatcccccttcattttattcacattttttatgttgctgccgtatcttaaactactttaaataaataaaaatacatagtaccaaccatcgccccaaaagaaatgtcaaggattggcagaagaacccaagcgcaagaaaacaagaacaataaactaaactaaaggacacgaccaaacgtcttaaataatacaagacacaaaactcacaaaccacgaacagggcaaggaacaggaacacgggtgagAGCAcgaacatgaacacaaacacaatgcaatatacgagcacaggacaaagaaacatgagggtatataNATTTTTTTATATCGCAACTCAAACTTTAAGATTAAATACGTTGTTAATTTGATATCCTTTACACATAAATACTTACATAATAATCCTCTATTGTCATTATTTAGTTGAGTTTGATTCTGTTTGTAgcataaacaacaaaaataattttaaatgataAGACATAATTCTTGTCTTACACTTTCAGCCTTGTTTAAACTTATATATTCCTCtggcttttttatttattctactTGATCATTATtagcctattattattatttgtacattctttttactgttgTTCTGTGTACATACAATTTTCTGTAAGTTGAGCCtggcattaataaataaattattttcgcTTTATAACTGTTATTTCAAGACTTGTGAGGATTGTCAttacacatttattattataatatacagtcctgctcaccattattggcacccttggtaaatatgagcaaagaaggctgtaaaaataaatctgcatagtttctccttttaatcttttacttaaaaaatctacaaaattccaacatttcattgaaggaaaacaattttaagtgggggaatatcacattgagaaaaaaatgtttttcttccatatatgttggccacaattattggcacccttgtatttaattcaccccgcaaccttaatttataagaaaatcagctctgagtgttttcttttcagtctgatgaggtttgagatggcattgagagtcatctgagtccattcctccataaagaatttctccagatccttcaaatgttggtcctccctcttcttcagttcatatcactcattttctatagggttcgggtcagggaactgggatggctatggcaggatcttgattttgtatTCAGTGACCCGTTTTTTTCACCCCATGTTGGTGgccttggccaccccctggctcCGCCCCTGTTGGAGTGGCGTAGTCATAAATAGCTGAACtatatacacatatactgtatatatatatatatatccacatatatttttttatgttgttctcCATTGTAAAATACgatttattgttaaataaatcttataattggttagctgtgaaaaataCTGCACAAATAAAGTGACTAAAGttcttacattttaatgtcaatacaaaatgtcacagagaaaaatacattaaatacaacGTCTTTCACtcaaactataagcaaaatatgaataaacgtaACCCGTTGGCTTATAtagcattatatatatatatatatatatatatatacagtatatatatatatatatacacatatacccATATACCTAGTGCTCGTACAAAATGAAATCACTTTTTTTAACCAAACTATTTAACATCCATGCAAGAAATGTCCTGATGACAGTCACCCCTCTAAAAAACACGAACACTCGCTCTTCTTCACGCGTGCAAATTAAACtgaaaggtgtcatgaactggccttgttTATCATTTCATACTGTTGtttgaggtctacttatgacgttcgcgtggttttaacattaaaaaacatcaaaatcaataaataataggctattttctacccgggttatGAGGCCGGCTCTACAAACGCTCAGTTTTAATGGGCATGCCGCATTGAatacttggaagtaaacgcccactgctatgattggatagcagtttgcgtagtaaattTAGTTGGatccttctgtgaatttggttagagacgtaacgttaggttacacattagccctattcgcacaggattagtattatctggtgaccgtgtgatttagaaattacctccccacatctgtatttcatgtgacattcgcacgggataagtgaagcctgtgattttactcaaatttacagatttatttcccagatgtgatggcaaggctttgcttacagtttgtatagcctatatatagttgtatggtgcTTAATGATATATGatcgtacctgtcagcatttgagacccgtgatcacGAACCGGACAGTAGATCACTGCGATCGTGGGTCTCAAAtattacgagagtttccataataaataaacaaacaggagactcccggccaaaacgacagtgttggcaggtatggatatgacccaaaacacttcaaaacagcctccattattcgcaaacggtggataaaaccttgaaaaatgataaatgagCCCGCTAAATCACAGAGAtaccgattcgcacgggactaatattatcacaggacctcggtgttcgtcaaaatatggtaggtcatttgtgggggaatttttactttacaaattagaGGCATAGCTGATTCGCAatggattaagatcacagacaacctctgcaattattacaaatgactagaggtccccaggtaatactaatcccatgcgaatagggttattatcagggcatatcaagcgatctctaagtAATAGTGACGCaagtacaaatatgtttactcgcataagattgctgcgccattcctatcagaTCCAATAACGACGGTACagcactttttaattttattctctccacaaatccagcgtaGACCTGTGCCtcgttcacaaaggaatccgcggtgaaatgaagcgaacaaacgctcaatgttttaccaacgtgagctggaacgtctttaaaaataaacctcaaccacgtattactaatgtcggaatcagaaggaaggttatgcagcaactgttcttccacaaccaggcactgcacaatattttgccatctttaacggcatgtttataaGCTTTAGCCTAAATGAAACACTTTCAAATTTAAACAATCAGAAAAATGATTTAATTCTCATTCGACTTTATTTCAGACATCAGAGGTAGAAAGATACAAAGATAGAAAGGACAATGTGGCTTTTGGGTTAGTGTTGTAGAGGCTGGTGTAACAGTTGTGTCTGGTTTGCCAGTGGGTGCCAGTGTATGGGGAAAATTGGGATGAGGTTTAAAGTAATGGTGGTAATAGTAATTAGGGTATAGGTGGTATGGAGGGTATCCCAGAGGCATTGCTGGCAGGACTGTTGAGGGAACCGATGGGGGCAGCACTGTGGTTGCAGCTGATGTATCAGGTGATTGGACTGGGCTTCCAGGAGTAAGCGAGTGGAAAAGAAAATGAGGCTGGTATCCAGACATGGTCACAGTCGCAAAGGACTAGGTCATGGGACAAGAGAGGACCACAGGGTTACCCTGCCATAGCATCCACATGAAATAATTCCCtccctgaaaaacacaaacatccaAGTTGGATCTATAGCTTTTAACCTTACACAAAGAgcaatttaaatatgaataccTGTTGTGCAACACCACATCCATCATAGGGTGTAGCATAAACAAGACCTCCACGAGTGGGTGAAGTGAGTCCACAATCAGGTGGCAAATGGCCAAGAGGAACAGGTGCAGAATTACCTGTGAGAAATAAGTTAAAGGTGACTCAATACTGaaattaatgtaatgtaatgtaaagccTTTCATCTGCAAGTCTGCCATTACAACGGAAGACCAATTATCTTAATGCACTGGAATCAACCAAGGAGTAACAAATGTACAGATTATGTGGATAAATTGTGCCAAAAACACTGGCATGTGGCCCATTTTAGAACATTGATTCAACACCCTTTTGTATATTGTTACACTTTATTCATTAAAAGTCAAGTGCATTGGTCCAGTGAACTCTTAGAAgtatctagcggtgaggtttcaaattgcaaccaatggctaaCTGcatccctccctttcaaagcactaagGTGGCAAAAGGCTCAAGATGTCATcgtgtttttgcttctttgccgaagaatATAACGCACTCGTAGAGTAGTTTgcccatttagggctactgtgaaaacatggcgaattccataaAATTAAAAGCAACAATTAGATTTTATAGGATATTTAAGTAACCTATATTGAGCCCAACTGACAGGAAATAAACAGTGCAGTATACAAACAATTTATAGTCAATTCACTGCCAAAATGGTCACCATAAATAAGTCAAAACCAAACAGGAATTCCCAACTTACCTTCGACAAAGCTCAACTTGGTCCACACCTGAACCAAAGAGTTGCAAATTCATTAAATCGTCACCACACCTCAGCTTTGGAGACATAGCAGCCCAGCCTCCTTCAGATGAGTTTCCTAATTGTTCTGGTGTTACAGCACTGCTCTGCAGATCTACAATACAATGAAAGCGATTCGTAACAGACATTTAAATccttaaacaaaacaatgacgcaCAAGTGCATTACATACCAGAGTCGGCATCGTCATCAATGGGGTAGTCAAAATCAGCTAACTGCTCATCAGATAACGTTTTATCCCCTTCATCGCTAGttacatctgcaatacaatGAAAGCAATTTGTAACAGACATTTAAATCCATATACACCACAATGACGCACAAGTGCATTACATACCAGAGATGACGTCATCATCAATGGGGTTGTCAAAATCAGCTAACTGCTCATCAGATAATGTTTTATCCCCTTCATCGCTAGttacatctgcaatacaatGAAAGCGATTTGTAACAGACATTTAAATccttaaacaaaacaatgacgaaCAAGTGCATTACATACCAGAGTCGGCATCGTCATCAATGGGGTAGTCAAAATCAGCTAATTGCTCAAATCCCTCTTGATCTGACATATCAAGAAATGTTTTATCCCCTTCATTGCTAGttacatctgcaatacaatGCAAGCGATTCGTAACCGACATTTAAATCCTTTTTGAATCCATATACGCCACAATGACGCACAAGTGCATTACATACCAGAGACTACATCGTCATCAATGGGGTTGTCAAAATCAGCTAACTGCTCATCAGATAACGTTTTATCCCCTTCATCGCTAGttacatctgcaatacaatGAATTgcattcaactttatttatatagcacttttcacaatgtgcattgttccaaagcagctttaaaggagaaaaactgaagaaaagaaaaaaaacagcacagtgcatggtgtttatagaacaagcaagattattctagtaaataatatctaataaatgcagtcacccggtggtttatttagcatattttgcaagtgaatgcttggctgaaaagatgtgtctttaatctagatttaaattgggagagtgtgtctgaccctcgaatagtattgggaaggctattccagagtgtAGGTGCTACGTATTAGagagctctaccccctttggtggatttagttattctaggtgttatcaaaagtctgcaGTTTTGAGATCTtcgagagcgtgatgggttgtagtgtggtagaagctctgttatgtaggtaggggctgaaccgtttaaggctttataagtaattaaaagaactttaaagtcaatacgatacttaatgggtaaccagtgaagggttgataacattggggttatgtgatcgtattttctggacctggttagaactctggcagctgcattctgaactaactgtagtttgttaattgatgatgcaggacaaccactaagcagtgcattacagtagtcaagtcttgaggtcacaaatgcatgaataagcttctctgcatcgtcagccacacataaaatatttaacaatttggcaacatttctaaggtggaagaaggccgtttttgtgacatttgagatgtgatttttaaatgacaggttgctgtctaatataacgccatggtgtttaactgtatttgttggagtaacagtgcagccttaaatttgcaggttataatccgaaatattctgctcacatgtctttggtccgataagtaatatttctgtttttgtgaatttaaaaggaaattacaagtcatccaatgttttacaTCTTCggtgcactctgccaatttggatagctggaaggaatcgtCTAGTCTCGATGAGATATATAGCGGAGTataatctgcataacagtggaagcgaattccatgttttctaataatgtttccaaggggcagcatgtaaatggagaatagcaagggtcctaaaaccgatccctgaggtaatccataatttacttgcatttGATTTGACAATTCCCCATttaaaaatggacaaattgatgtctgcctgataagtaagatctgaaccattgtagtgcctgtccctgaataccggtataattgtgtaagcgatctagaagtattttatggtctacagtatcaaacgcagcactaaggtcaagcaggactaggactgagatgttacctttatttgatgctataagcaggtcgtttgtaattttaacgagcgcagttcagtactatgatgcgatCTAAAGCCAGACTGAAATTTTtagtgtatgtcattattttgtaagagaGCACAACtcagtggacactactttttctagtattttagacaggtaagggagatttgaaatcagtaaatagtttcctagttcattggggtctaagtttggtttcttgataagaggcttaatgacggccagtttaaagggtcctgggacatggcctagattaattgatgAGTTAATAATGtcataaatgggctcaattgcaacgggtaagaactcttttaataatttagttggtatggggtctaataacaAAGTAgatgcaataagtttaattaaatcttcctgttttataggtgaaaaaacactgtagccaCAGTGAAAGCGATTGGTAACCGACATTTAAATCCTTTTTGAATCCATATACACCACAATGACGCACAAGTGCATTACATACCAGAGACTACATCGTCATCAATGGGGTAGTCAAAATCAGCTAACTGCTCATCAGATAACGTTTTATCCCCTTCATCGCTAGttacatctgcaatacaatGCAAGCGATACGGAACTGACATTTAAATCCTTTTTGAatcaatatgaagagtttggatccaaaatgagaactgtttttaaaaatcttcaaaaatcatgtttttattctgctttgtgttagttagcaatatatgttttgttatttatatggcttaaatcatgtttttattctgctttgtgttagttagcaatatattttttgttatttatatggcttaaatcataacaaacaaactgcagttttattgatattaattggaatgcacagtaagaaaaaaaacatgatttttgaaaatctttaaaagcagttttcattttgtaaccaactcttcatatacaccACAATCAAGCACAAGTTCATTACATACCAGAGACGACGTCGTCATCAACGGGGTAGTCTAAATCAGCTAACTGCTCATCAGATAACGTTTTATCCCCTTCATCGCTAGTTACATCTGCATTACAATGAAAGCGATTCGTAACTGACATTGAATTCCTTTTTGAATCCATATACACTTCAATGATGCACAAGTGCATTACATACCAGAGACTACGTCGTCATCAATGGGGTAGTCAAAATCCGCTAACTGCTCAACAAATCCCTCTTGATCTGACATATCAGATAACATTGTATCCCCTTCATCGTTGGTTGTTTGTGTCCCAGACAAATGTAGAAAACTTCTGCAGTGTATTAAAGTACTGAATGTACTGACCGCAAACAGGATAACAAATTCATTTCCTCGGCTTTTACAAAACGCCATTCTGTGCGCGAGCGCTAAGAAAGTACATACGCTTGTGCACAAACAGGACACTGTGCTGCTTTATGAGATCCCATATTGCTCGTTTGGTCAATTGTAATGTCCATGGCCAATCGCAATCTTAGTTCAATGACTGACGTATAAGGTTCAGGTGTTTTCAACTTCATGCGACTCTGCGCAGACGATCGGCAAGACAAGTCAAATGCGACACGGTTTGCGTGGTTTGCGTTTTCTTAATTTCTtatcttttttaaaaatagttaGGCCTAGGTGATTTGAACTTTTATACAAGAGGACATCTGTTTTATCTTGGTAAGGATATTCCCGTGTATACTTAGAAGCATAGGTAAAGGTACATTTACAACTGTTTTGAATTACTTAATACATACAATTACTTTAGCACTGTTATTTTATAATCGcaatgttattttataataatcaaTAAGTATCATTCTAACAATAAAGAATTGTAATAATATGGAAAGAAATTGCAATAATGTTGGTGTTCTGTTTTGCTAGGCCCTGTATTCTGCTTGTCTGACCAATATGCTCCCAGCAAGCAATAGCCGTCATTTCAACGTCTCGGTTAAGTATAGACTGGGATGCGCATAAGTGGTGCGCAGGTGCGCATGCacaaccaaaattaaaaatgcgctgtgtaaataagtttagaacgctcatttgcgtactgacatggttgaaaccttttgatgcacaatcactgttttagaccgactaaatgtaatactggataagatttccgtttgtactgaatgctgccaAATCACTGATATCTCGTTTGTTACCGGTGAGTAGGCTAttggtagctccgcctttgttggttctgctttcgttactagagaagcgcgcggcacgcgcagcctctgtgaatgtctggaactgagctgcgctgcacgtctaccaaaacaccgcttctcttaaactttctaaaaggacaagctgtttaaacttgacacttgcacgcagcttgtgtttctctatgctatactCGATCCTAGCTCCGCACCGAAAGTCTCCATGTGCGTTCGCGAGTGCGcttcccagcaacctgccaaaaaccaaaaaggttgtcgttttaggtttcaaaattggtgttgaaaattaatatttactaatgtaaaaagaaaaacaagaagaaatacattatcattgtattttaagtgtactttaaagtaatataaatatagtatcccactttattattttgtttattgttcattaaaaagtaactactattttacttttatttttaataggtaaatataatttgtggcctaatggttagagagtcggactcgtgaccagaaggttgccggttcgattcccagggccggcgggtaacaactgaggtgcccttgagcaaggcatcttacccctacttgctccccgggcgctgcagtgatagctgcccactgctccgggggtacgtgtgttcactactctctggatgggttaaatgcagaggtcacatttcgttgccttgtaccttcgcaatgacaataaattgaatctaaaatctaaaaaaaatctaaaataatttgtcacactatgtgcaatgtgagcaccaaaccgaatctccaggtgctctcttgagaaccagatGAGTACTTATGTGCACCCCTGACCATATATAGTCCGGCTATGAGTAACCCACTTCTAGCCCAAATAACCATAAATTTGTTTACATGTCGTTTTTGCCAAAAAAACTTGTATGATGTATTATAGTCCATCATGTAAACAAAACCAACAGTGTTTAAGGCGTTTGGTTTAATTTCTTTGACATGTTTTGTGCGTAGCCACGATTTAGCTCCAATTCAGACCAGCTATTTGTAGCCCACGTATAGTCAAGACTGGTTCATTTTCGTTCTTTGGCCAGTTAGCGCAGCGATTGTTGATGTATCTTATCATGttctatattttaaaaatatcaacTGTAGCCCTACTGAGACTTCTGGCAACGCGAGACTTGAAAGTTAGTAGCGATCACTGTTGTCAGATCTCGCGAGAAAGCGTCTTCATTTACGAAAATAACCCACAGTACTACAGGATGGTTCTACAGTAACCAttgtttactatggtttttagaaaaaacatggttttcaaaaccaaaaatgtttttttgttttaactgtagtaaaaccatgtttttttaagtctttgtaagtcgctttgcataaaagcgtctgctaaatgactaaatgtaaatgtaatggtttttcaattttaactgtagcaaaaacaaattttcgtaagggttttAAATTAAGAGAGAGTGGCCCAGCCTCTgttggtgccctaggcaagaTTTAAGATTGCGCCCCTcctatataaaattaataaataaagatgatttaaaaagcaaaaaaagcattgtttttatacattttgtcaacCTCTGCGCAAATGCTGTTttggattttcttaaataaatggcacATGCTATAGTGCCACACACTTTATGGAGCGATTTTgatctcattaattattcacacataaaacaagatGTACACTTGTTTAGCCAGTTTCACATGCATAAAATCTAATTCACGtgcacaaattatatatatacattcacaaaaaacaattcacgtacataaaataaaattatattctcATAAAATAAGTTTGTAGAGTGGTTCTAAATAAGAAATTGTAACTTATAATTTGCACCTCTATATtgcaacattttttgtttcctaccttttcacatctgatatgttttttttaactcacCTTTGTATaaaagttttgtataaatggttTGGTGTTTGCACGTGGCTGACATGTGTAACCGATCCTACCTCAACCTGCTCCAAGCGGGGTTCGAACTTTTAAACAGCGAGAAGTACAAAATGCGAAATACGTACTCTATCCACGAGGCCACATACAGTAATAGGAGTTTCCCTACACAGTCACTGTAAAGAAATAGATGCAATGTGAATGACGGGAAACGGGCTGCGAACGTGCGTGTATCGCGTCTTCCGTGTGTAACgaaggccagctagtgaagagctgcgcagtgtgtaaacctcactccccgaccaacagagacgctctagtctagagactgcggtctttagcctcctcgttagagcgcccatctcccatccggaccgacgacggttcgaggcccgcgcggGGAGAGTAGTGCCGGTTACACGTGCAAGTTGAAAAAATTCAACTCCGGCGAGAAATTTGCCTTACGCGAAAATAACTATTCCCGCGAATAATAAAGAGCAAGGAACGCGAACATAATGGTCTGAAcacaacataatgtaaattgtAGTCTGGGAGTGAGATTAGCTGCACAGATCACACTAGGTGACATAATTAATAACGAGTTAAGATAATgaattataattaaagtcttcaCTCATTTTGGCGCCCCTAGCATTTGCCTACTCCGCCTATGCAGATCTCAGGTTTGCAATGTCAGAGACACATAAAAACCGATGCTGGTGACATCTTTCGATCTGTagtctgtctcctgaaaaagaCAAGTGTCTATCATTACTATAAAGCATTATAGAGAGCATTATACCCCCCCCCACCCCATGTTACATTACCTTTTAAACTTAAATCAATAAATCTTTCTGCATGATCAACATTTGTCTTTACCcgtttaaaaaatgtcagtgtacgctatttaaaaccatttttttctattttcaatttgacaatttatacattattttatattgtcaGATGTGTCTGCTTCCTTTACAGTGTGTGTCCTCAACTACATGTAATTTTCTGCCTTGATTCCTGAGTTGAATCAGACAGTAATGCATTACTGTTTACAGTCATTTGGAACAACAAGAAAGTCAATTTAGTTTAATCCAACGTTATTTCTATCCACTACATGCTTATTATCCGTATGTAAATATAAGACatttaaacaaagttaaaatcaaTCACATAAATATTCCTATATTGCTTACATTGTCTaagaatgtgacattttcacaACGATTACTGAAAAACACGAGTTACAGACCAGAAACGCCTTTGTAAACCAGCGGTGGCATCGAGTGACgtcacgcgcgcgcgcacgcgaAGGCAGTGCGATTctggcagggagtgtgtttttctgttcagctaatagcgctcagactgtttgcgtcagtgcgtcagcgtatgacatcatattaacgcgagagtaatgttctcacgttactttcagtgcattcgctaaatgatctgcgcagcactctgtaaactccgacacgcatctcaaaactgcttcgcacaacagaggtggccagataggtggccatccatcattcagggggagccgtggccacccatggccaccatgtagctacgcccctgatAGCAACATACTACCAACATACTACAAGCAATATCTGAATTAAGTACAACTACACACTCAAAACCTCCCACACAACAAACCATTAAACACACTATCAATCCATTCTCTGAatgaatagaaaaataaaagttatgaTCAAGCACTCAGCCAAATTCTGAAATCCAGtacatttttaattcaacaTTTAACTTAAGTTGTATTCATAATGAACCCAATCTTGATACTGTAATGAAAAGTAAGAAACAGAAGGATTTTCATAATGGTCCTAGAATTTTGGACCCTACTGGGGAGTAAAGATTTTTTACCGTGCATAATGTGTATGTTTGGTGACTGGTgatagcatttaaaaaaatgtttaaaagtgtCATAATTGAAATGGGACATGCACAGGCtggagaaatgtgtttttgtgtgagtGTTGAGTGTGTTTAGTGACTGTGGGCCTCAGAGCGCAGTAATACACAGCAGAGTCACTAACAAAAACATCATGAATGATCAGAGGAACTGAATCTGACTTCACTTCAGACTGAAATCTCTCCTGAAACTCACTGCCATTATCTCCTCCATATTTACTTCTCCTCAGGATGTATTTAGGAAAGTCATTTACTCTCTGAATGTACCAGAAAAGATCTTCTTGTACCGAAGATGTTTTATATGTACACTGTAATGTTACTGAGTGTCCTTCAGTTTCAGTAACTAATTTGTCTGGCTGATCAACTTTGTCCTCTAATCGGCACcctgtgaaaatgtaaaatcatTTGATTGACACTTTGATACCAGACATAAATAATCTATATGAACAAGCTGTATATTATGACAATACGCACCGAGAATGAAGAGTGCAAAAAGAAAGATGTTCCTCAACCTCTGTAACATGTCTGTGTAAATGCTGAATATGTTTTGATATGTGTTGAATCAATCAACAAGAGATGTTTGCTTTTGTTATTATAAGTATGATAAGAGGAGGAGCTTGTGTGTATCTAAAAAAAGcttgtgtatttttaaatataatattgagTAGATAGTGCCCTCTTTTGGTTACTTACAAGTATTACATAGGTAAAATAAGgtcaaattaaaacaatgtCAAATGTTGTATTTAACCAGTTTTTGTGGAACTCCCCCCCCCCATCTTTTCTGTTGTCATGTTATATGAGTTacaaatattaaacatatttagttgctgaataaatgaacaatGCAGCCAGATATGTCTGTGAGTATTCTTTACAATGGCTTTAGTAAGTTTTTTAGGATATAAGATTgtatgatgttttttttctctcagttCTTTAAAAAATCAACAAATGTAATTAACTGAACTAATGTAGGCTCAATAAGTAAATCTG
Encoded here:
- the LOC130554203 gene encoding fibrinogen-binding protein-like isoform X2; amino-acid sequence: MAFCKSRGNEFVILFAVSTFSTLIHCRSFLHLSGTQTTNDEGDTMLSDMSDQEGFVEQLADFDYPIDDDVVSDVTSDEGDKTLSDEQLADLDYPVDDDVVSDVTSDEGDKTLSDEQLADFDYPIDDDVVSDVTSDEGDKTLSDEQLADFDNPIDDDVVSDVTSNEGDKTFLDMSDQEGFEQLADFDYPIDDDADSDVTSDEGDKTLSDEQLADFDNPIDDDVISDVTSDEGDKTLSDEQLADFDYPIDDDADSDLQSSAVTPEQLGNSSEGGWAAMSPKLRCGDDLMNLQLFGSGVDQVELCRR
- the LOC130554203 gene encoding fibrinogen-binding protein-like isoform X1, with the translated sequence MGNVQESLYMVLEGSVALMESGQTCCWIHAVDNTIQDKTNQDVTSDEGDKTLSDEQLADLDYPVDDDVVSDVTSDEGDKTLSDEQLADFDYPIDDDVVSDVTSDEGDKTLSDEQLADFDNPIDDDVVSDVTSNEGDKTFLDMSDQEGFEQLADFDYPIDDDADSDVTSDEGDKTLSDEQLADFDNPIDDDVISDVTSDEGDKTLSDEQLADFDYPIDDDADSDLQSSAVTPEQLGNSSEGGWAAMSPKLRCGDDLMNLQLFGSGVDQVELCRGNSAPVPLGHLPPDCGLTSPTRGGLVYATPYDGCGVAQQGGNYFMWMLWQGNPVVLSCPMT